From the Deltaproteobacteria bacterium genome, one window contains:
- a CDS encoding serine hydrolase — protein sequence MHRPPRLSLGVGPAWAVLLALSSPLAAHADSAPLVSARVAELKPLVAEKPKDVTDLFDGAFLAQVPAPKLVEVFQQFYRQAGPVAAAVRTSVQPPYRAEYRFLTRRGRQFPVRIGLSSTPPHRITTLWFGPISVAGATIQDGLAELKKLPGEVSFALWELGADAPRPVAELNPTKALAIGSTFKLYILGALIDALEKGEKRWDELVRLRRDRRSLPSGILHDWPEQTPLTLQSLASLMVSISDNTATDHLLFAAGREKVEAMLAPMGVAAPARNRPFLATRELFFLKERGPAGLARRTAYLKLDEAARRRYLERELARRSLDGFLGLDLSTPTAIGALEWYASAADLCRTMDWLRRRSVGRASPARGLLRINKGLLFADGRWRYVGYKGGSEPGVLNFTWLLERKDGKWFALSVGWNDAKAPVTETRLIEIVQGMILVLEGELEAKKAVR from the coding sequence ATGCATCGCCCTCCTCGTCTCTCTCTTGGCGTCGGCCCCGCCTGGGCCGTCCTCCTCGCGCTCTCCTCGCCTCTGGCGGCCCACGCCGACTCGGCGCCGCTGGTCAGCGCGCGCGTGGCCGAGCTCAAGCCCCTTGTCGCGGAAAAGCCGAAGGACGTGACCGACCTCTTCGACGGAGCCTTCCTGGCGCAGGTCCCGGCCCCGAAGCTGGTCGAGGTCTTCCAGCAGTTCTACCGGCAGGCCGGCCCGGTGGCCGCAGCGGTACGCACCTCGGTCCAGCCTCCCTACCGGGCCGAGTACCGCTTCCTGACCCGCAGGGGCCGGCAGTTCCCCGTGCGCATCGGGCTGAGCAGCACGCCGCCGCACCGGATCACCACGCTCTGGTTCGGCCCCATCAGCGTCGCCGGCGCCACGATCCAGGATGGGCTCGCCGAGCTGAAGAAGCTCCCGGGAGAGGTCTCCTTCGCGCTCTGGGAGCTCGGCGCCGACGCGCCGCGCCCGGTGGCCGAGCTGAACCCGACGAAGGCGCTCGCCATCGGCTCCACCTTCAAGCTCTACATCCTGGGCGCGCTGATCGACGCCCTGGAGAAGGGGGAGAAGCGCTGGGACGAGCTCGTCCGCCTGCGGCGCGACCGCCGCTCTCTGCCGTCGGGGATCCTGCACGACTGGCCCGAACAGACGCCGCTCACCCTGCAGAGTCTGGCCTCGCTGATGGTCTCGATCAGCGACAACACCGCCACCGACCACCTGCTCTTCGCCGCGGGACGCGAGAAGGTCGAGGCGATGCTGGCTCCGATGGGCGTCGCGGCGCCGGCCCGCAATCGCCCCTTCCTGGCCACGCGAGAGCTCTTCTTCCTCAAGGAGCGCGGCCCGGCGGGGCTCGCCCGTCGCACCGCGTACCTCAAGCTCGACGAGGCCGCCCGCCGCCGGTATCTCGAGCGGGAGCTCGCGCGTCGCTCCCTCGACGGCTTTCTCGGGCTCGACCTCTCCACCCCGACGGCCATCGGGGCGCTCGAATGGTACGCCTCCGCCGCCGACCTCTGCCGGACCATGGACTGGCTACGGCGTCGCAGCGTCGGCCGCGCCTCCCCCGCCCGCGGGCTCCTCCGCATCAACAAGGGGCTCCTCTTCGCCGACGGCCGCTGGCGTTACGTGGGCTACAAGGGGGGCTCGGAGCCGGGGGTCCTGAACTTCACCTGGCTGCTCGAACGCAAGGACGGGAAGTGGTTCGCCCTCTCCGTGGGGTGGAACGACGCGAAGGCGCCCGTCACCGAGACGCGCCTCATCGAGATTGTGCAGGGGATGATCCTGGTCCTCGAGGGGGAGCTGGAGGCAAAGAAGGCGGTCCGTTGA
- a CDS encoding TlpA family protein disulfide reductase, with amino-acid sequence MACVAFSLLGAGGARGEPSRDFELYDFADRLVSLKRVRAEARLVVVEFFSEVCKPCKAALPRWAALERRLAGRGLRVVVVAVPPGDADREEARARAASYFKGEGLGLVAVWDKYTVVAKRFGVAKGESLRLPQAFLLDGAGRLVAQSAEVAPLEREIVKRLK; translated from the coding sequence GTGGCGTGCGTCGCGTTCTCCCTGCTCGGTGCGGGCGGCGCGAGGGGCGAGCCGTCGCGCGACTTCGAGCTCTACGACTTCGCGGACCGGCTCGTGAGCCTGAAGCGGGTGCGCGCGGAGGCCAGGCTCGTGGTGGTGGAGTTCTTCTCCGAGGTCTGCAAGCCCTGCAAGGCGGCGCTTCCACGGTGGGCCGCTCTGGAGCGGCGTCTCGCGGGCAGGGGGCTGCGCGTGGTGGTGGTCGCCGTGCCGCCCGGGGACGCGGATCGCGAGGAGGCGCGGGCGCGGGCGGCGAGCTACTTCAAGGGCGAGGGACTCGGGCTCGTCGCGGTCTGGGACAAGTACACGGTGGTGGCCAAGCGCTTCGGCGTGGCGAAGGGGGAGAGTCTCCGCTTGCCGCAGGCCTTCCTCCTCGACGGGGCGGGTCGCCTCGTGGCGCAGAGCGCCGAGGTGGCGCCCCTCGAGCGCGAGATCGTCAAGCGCCTGAAATAA